The Musa acuminata AAA Group cultivar baxijiao chromosome BXJ3-6, Cavendish_Baxijiao_AAA, whole genome shotgun sequence region AGCTGATGGCTTGGCACGCTGGCCGCAATCATTGTTTCATTTCGAATAGCACATTCATCCACAGCCGGGGATAAAGTAGATGAAGGGATTTGAGAGAAccacaaaattttcaatctacagCACTACTTTGATTGCACAACACATGAAACTTGTTGAGATAATAGTTCTGTTGATGCAAACTATGACAAAACTCATTTGTTCGCTATGAACTGATGGATATTTCTTGGTCAGATTGGCGCCTTTGCTGCCCCAGACAAAATCCACTGGGCACCCGCAATCCCGAAGACGAGGAGTGGAAAGATCATGAGGAGGATCTTGCGGAAAATTGCTTCCAGGCAGCTAGATGAGCTGGGGGACACTAGCACACTTGTGGATCCAAGCGTCGTTGACCAGCTAATCGCACTCATCGACCACTAATACGAGACTATGATTAAACTTCCCTCGCTTCTGCATCTTCTATTGTTGGAACAGCAAAGCACAAATAATccaatgtctctctctctctctctctctctctctctctctcttagctgCCTCCTAATAAGAGGTTAGATTGCAAGTGTAGAATAAGAAGGGGTGAAAGCACTAGTGAAGATAAATGTTCTTCATGGTTTTATCGTCCAATTGATGGAGTTGTCTGGTGATATGCTGTATTGAGTCTGTTTACAGACTTCATGAACTTGTTACTGTACTTTGTTACTGAAAACACATTGATAAGAAATTATATCTCTTATTTAATTGCAATGGTTTAATTTCCTTCTCGTTCAATGTTTATTGAGATAACAATCACCAAATTTGGTCACTATTAgctagttttaattttttttaaaataaagtacatgaattttgtaaaaatagttttattaaagatatatatgaACTATTTAGTTCTCAATGACTCAAAGACATTCTCCCAAAAAAATTCTTTTTACTATATTTTTGCATAGCATCTCTTATTTTGTAAAGAATGAGATTAACTTCGGTTTCATTATCTTCGCCCACCCTCATCCATTGTTGTCATTGTTAATGTCCTTATCCATCATTATTGTCATACCTTCATTTGTAGCTTTTGTCGGTCCTTATTCGTCATTATTATCATATCCTCATTCGTAGCCTTTGCCCTCGTCCTCCATCTCTATCACAACCaacatcatgattattattttCCTCGTTGCCTTTGCCTCATACGCTTTCAAGGTCGACGCTGACGATAGAGAGAACCTATTGATGAAGTAATAATGTGAGAGTTGATGAAGTAATAATGTGAGAGAGGAGACTAGTGCAACAGTAGCAATGGACAAGAGTGAGAACATGTTCCAAGGTTTTAACAACCTTCGCGAGGATGTGATGGAGAGGGTAGAGACGACGAGATGAAGACTATCGATAAAGGCTAAGGGTAAAACGataaagatgataaaaaaaaGGGGTATTCTATGTGAATAAAAGAAACAAGAGtactttaaagaaaaaaaaaaacagaaagcttttttaataaaatttatccatatatatatatatatatatatatatatatatatatatatatatatatatatatgcgtgaaaaagaaaattataggGATAAAAACGACAAATGCAAACATGAGAGAAACGTACAGGCAAAACGCCTGAAAAGAAACGAGTCACGTTGGTGTGACTTGCTACAAAGAGTATCCCCCCGTCGGCTTTAAAGGAGAGTCGTGCAGGGTCTCCACCTTCGTTCTTTTCCTCTTCCCGATGAGCCAAAGATACCTCTCCCGTTCCATACTCTTCCTCTGCTTCCTTCCCCATATGATCATCTCCGACAAAGCCTGCCCATCAGTTGGCTGTAAAGCCACACCAAACCCAAATGATCGGTGCCTGCAAGGCACATATAAAGGCAGGCGATCGAATGAGATGGAGCTCAACGAAGCGCTGGTCATGGCCAACCCCTGGGTGATGCAGATCCATGACCAGCTCAACAACAACGAGACCTCGTCCGAGATGCAGCGGTGGAGCAAGCAATCCATATACAAGGTTCCCGCTTGCATCAAGGACTTGAACCGCAAGGCGTACAAGCCGCAGGTCGTCTCCTTCGGGCCGTTCCACCACGGCGACCCCGACGTGAGGCCGATGGAGGAGCACAAGCTCCGGGCTTTGGTCCACTTCCTGAAGCGAGCCAAGAAGCAGCTCGACGAGTTCGTGGCCGCCATGAAGGAGGTGGTGCCACAACTGCAGGACGCCTATCAGGGCCTCGACGAGCAGTGGAAGGATAAGGAGAGGTTCCTGCAGCTGATGATCCTAGATGGGTGCTTCATGCTCGAGATAATGCGCGCCGCCACCGGCGCCTCCAGCGACTACGCCTTCAACGACCCCATCTTCAGCAGCCACGGGATGCTGTACACCGTGCCCTACATAAAGCGAGACATGATGATGATCGAGAACCAGCTGCCGCTGCTGGCCTTGGACAGGCTAGTCTCCGTCGAGACCAGTAAACCTAAGGTAACTATGATGATCAACTAGCTGCTTTCTTCGTTTTCCTGCGTCGTCGATGCCGTCACCATGGATACGAGCTCTGTGATACAGCACGAGGACTACATAAACAAGCTGGTGCTCAAGTTCTGCGTGCCGCCGAATGAGCGGTCGCCGACACCGATCGTCAGGCTGGGACTGCACCCCTTGGACCTGTTCCGGAAGAGCCTGCTGTCGGAGCCGGTGCACAGGTCGGCGGCCTCGTCGGCGGAGCAGGGCTCGAGCGAGATCATCCGGTCGGCGATCGAGCTGTACGAGGCGGGGATCCGGTTCAAGAAGAGCAAGAACAACAGCCTGCGGGACATCAGCTTCCACCACGGGGTGCTGAGCCTGCCGGTGATCGTGGTGGACGACGCGACGGAGTACATGTTCCTGAACCTGATGGCCTTCGAGCGGCTGCACTTCGGGGCGGGCAACGAGGTCACCTCCTACGTCTTCTTCATGGACAACATCATCGACTCCGCCAAGGACGTCAGCCTGCTGCACTCCAAGGGGATCATCCAGAACGCGGTGGGGAGCGACAAGGCGGTGGCCAAGCTCTTCAACAGCCTCTCCAAGGACGTGGTGCTCGATCCGGAGAGCTGCCTGGACGACGTCCACCGCAAGGTCAACAAGTACTGCCGCAAGAACATCAACATGTGGCGGGCCAACCTCATCCACACCTACTTCCGCAGCCCCTGGGCTACGCTCTCCCTCGCCGCCGCCATCTTCCTCTTGGTCCTCACCGTGCTGCAGACCATCTACACCATCATGCCCTACTACGTGA contains the following coding sequences:
- the LOC103987589 gene encoding UPF0481 protein At3g47200-like → MSQRYLSRSILFLCFLPHMIISDKACPSVGCKATPNPNDRCLQGTYKGRRSNEMELNEALVMANPWVMQIHDQLNNNETSSEMQRWSKQSIYKVPACIKDLNRKAYKPQVVSFGPFHHGDPDVRPMEEHKLRALVHFLKRAKKQLDEFVAAMKEVVPQLQDAYQGLDEQWKDKERFLQLMILDGCFMLEIMRAATGASSDYAFNDPIFSSHGMLYTVPYIKRDMMMIENQLPLLALDRLVSVETSKPKHEDYINKLVLKFCVPPNERSPTPIVRLGLHPLDLFRKSLLSEPVHRSAASSAEQGSSEIIRSAIELYEAGIRFKKSKNNSLRDISFHHGVLSLPVIVVDDATEYMFLNLMAFERLHFGAGNEVTSYVFFMDNIIDSAKDVSLLHSKGIIQNAVGSDKAVAKLFNSLSKDVVLDPESCLDDVHRKVNKYCRKNINMWRANLIHTYFRSPWATLSLAAAIFLLVLTVLQTIYTIMPYYVNSDALAAPSPQ